The proteins below come from a single Fusobacterium nucleatum genomic window:
- a CDS encoding glucose-6-phosphate isomerase — MKKISLDYSKIFKFINEDELNQMKILVDEAAHKLHNKNGAGNDFLGWLDLPINYDKEEFSKIKKASDKIKADSEVLVVIGIGGSYLGARAVIECLSHTFFNSLNKEKRNAPEIYFAGQNISGRYLKDLIEIIKDRDFSVNVISKSGTTTEPAIAFRVFKELLENKYGEKAKDRIYVTTDKSKGALKKLADEKSYEEFVIPDDVGGRFSVLTAVGLLPIAVAGINIDDLMNGAKTAREDYSKDFIDNDCYKYAAIRNILYKKNYNIEILANYEPRFHYISEWWKQLYGESEGKDKKGIFPASVDLTTDLHSMGQYIQDGRRNLFETILNVENSDKDIVIKKETEDLDGLNYLEDKGLSFINNKAFEGTLLAHIDGGVPNLVINIPEVTSFNIGYLIYFFEKACAISGYLLEVNPFDQPGVESYKKNMFALLGKKGYEELLKELNERLKK, encoded by the coding sequence ATGAAAAAAATAAGTTTAGATTATTCAAAGATTTTCAAATTTATTAATGAAGATGAACTAAATCAAATGAAAATTTTAGTTGATGAAGCTGCTCACAAATTACATAATAAAAATGGAGCAGGAAATGATTTTTTAGGTTGGCTTGATTTGCCTATTAACTATGATAAAGAAGAGTTTTCAAAAATAAAAAAAGCCAGTGATAAAATAAAAGCTGATTCAGAAGTTTTAGTTGTTATTGGTATAGGTGGTTCATATCTAGGAGCAAGAGCAGTTATAGAATGTCTTAGCCATACTTTCTTTAACTCTTTAAATAAAGAAAAAAGAAATGCTCCTGAAATATACTTTGCAGGACAAAATATATCAGGAAGATATTTAAAAGATTTAATAGAAATTATTAAGGATAGAGATTTCTCTGTAAATGTAATTTCTAAATCTGGTACAACAACTGAGCCTGCAATAGCTTTTAGAGTATTTAAAGAACTTTTAGAAAATAAATATGGTGAAAAAGCAAAAGATAGAATCTATGTTACAACTGATAAAAGCAAAGGTGCTTTAAAGAAACTTGCAGATGAAAAAAGCTATGAAGAATTTGTTATTCCTGATGATGTAGGTGGAAGATTTTCTGTGCTAACTGCAGTTGGTTTACTTCCAATAGCAGTTGCTGGAATAAATATAGATGATTTAATGAATGGTGCAAAAACAGCAAGAGAAGATTATTCAAAAGATTTCATAGATAATGATTGCTATAAATATGCTGCAATAAGAAATATACTATATAAGAAAAACTATAATATTGAAATTTTAGCTAACTATGAACCAAGATTTCACTATATTTCTGAATGGTGGAAACAACTATATGGAGAATCTGAGGGTAAAGATAAAAAAGGTATCTTTCCTGCTTCTGTTGATTTAACAACTGATTTACACTCTATGGGACAATATATTCAAGATGGTAGAAGAAACTTATTTGAAACTATATTAAATGTTGAAAATTCTGATAAAGACATAGTTATTAAAAAAGAAACCGAAGATTTAGATGGACTTAATTACTTAGAAGATAAAGGACTTTCTTTTATAAATAATAAGGCTTTTGAAGGAACTCTACTTGCTCATATAGATGGTGGTGTTCCTAATTTAGTTATCAATATTCCAGAAGTTACATCTTTTAATATAGGATATTTAATTTATTTCTTTGAAAAAGCTTGTGCTATAAGTGGATACTTATTAGAAGTTAATCCTTTTGATCAACCTGGTGTAGAATCATACAAAAAAAATATGTTTGCTCTTTTAGGTAAAAAAGGTTATGAAGAATTATTAAAAGAATTAAATGAAAGATTAAAAAAATAA
- a CDS encoding dicarboxylate/amino acid:cation symporter has protein sequence MSKKIGLVPRLIVAIIVGILIGQFLPLWFVRIFKTFSTFFGLFLSFFIPLMIVGYVVSGIAKLTEGAGKLLGFTAVVSYISTIVAGTFSYTVAANLYPKLVSGISAGINFEGKDVAPYFTIPLKPPIDVTAAIVFAFMMGITISVMRSQKKGEITFKLFEEYEEIITKVLAGFVIPLLPFHILGIFSEMAYSGIVFKVLGVFLAIYLCIFAMHYIYMLVMFSIAGGVSKKNPLTLIKNQIPAYFTAVGTQSSAATIPVNVQCGLKNGTSPEIVDFVIPLCATIHLSGSMITLTSCIMGVLLLNGMPHSLGMMFPFLCMLGIAMVAAPGAPGGAVMSALPFLFLIGIDAQGPLGSLLIALYITQDSFGTAINVSGDNAIAIYVDEFYKKYIKKAA, from the coding sequence ATGAGTAAAAAAATAGGTTTAGTGCCAAGGTTAATTGTTGCAATAATTGTTGGTATATTAATTGGACAATTTTTGCCACTTTGGTTTGTAAGAATTTTTAAAACTTTCAGTACATTTTTTGGCTTATTCCTATCATTCTTTATCCCACTAATGATAGTTGGATATGTAGTATCAGGAATAGCAAAACTTACAGAGGGTGCAGGAAAACTTTTAGGATTTACAGCTGTTGTTTCTTATATTTCAACAATAGTTGCAGGAACATTTTCATATACAGTAGCAGCTAATCTATATCCTAAATTAGTTTCAGGAATATCAGCAGGAATAAATTTTGAAGGAAAGGATGTTGCTCCATATTTCACAATTCCTTTAAAACCACCTATAGATGTTACAGCTGCAATAGTTTTTGCGTTTATGATGGGTATCACAATCAGTGTTATGAGAAGCCAAAAGAAAGGTGAAATAACATTTAAATTATTTGAAGAATATGAAGAAATTATTACAAAAGTATTAGCTGGATTTGTTATTCCATTATTACCTTTCCATATTTTAGGAATATTTAGTGAAATGGCATATTCTGGTATAGTATTTAAAGTTCTTGGTGTATTTTTAGCTATTTATCTATGTATATTTGCTATGCACTATATCTATATGCTTGTTATGTTTTCTATTGCTGGTGGAGTATCAAAGAAGAATCCACTTACTCTTATAAAAAATCAAATACCAGCATATTTTACAGCAGTTGGAACTCAATCATCAGCTGCAACTATTCCTGTAAATGTACAATGTGGATTAAAAAATGGAACAAGTCCTGAAATAGTTGACTTTGTTATACCTCTATGTGCAACTATTCACTTATCAGGAAGTATGATAACTTTAACAAGTTGTATTATGGGAGTTTTATTATTAAATGGTATGCCTCATTCTCTTGGAATGATGTTCCCATTCCTATGCATGCTTGGAATAGCTATGGTTGCAGCACCAGGTGCACCAGGTGGAGCAGTTATGAGTGCTTTGCCTTTCTTATTCTTAATAGGTATAGATGCACAAGGTCCGTTAGGCTCATTATTAATAGCTCTATATATAACACAAGATAGTTTTGGAACTGCTATAAATGTTTCAGGAGATAATGCAATAGCTATTTATGTTGATGAGTTCTATAAGAAATATATTAAAAAAGCAGCATAA
- a CDS encoding GNAT family N-acetyltransferase has protein sequence MKLVHIKNPNFEVMKKIVEIEQEAFEGAGNVDLWIVKALIRYGLVFVITENDKIVCIVEYMQVFNKKSLFLYGISTLKKYRHKGYANYILNETEKILKNLSYKEIELTVAPENEIAISLYKKHGYIQEKFLENEYGEGIHRYMMRKKL, from the coding sequence ATGAAGTTAGTTCATATAAAAAATCCTAATTTTGAAGTGATGAAGAAAATTGTTGAGATAGAGCAAGAGGCTTTTGAAGGAGCTGGAAATGTTGATCTTTGGATAGTAAAAGCTCTTATAAGATATGGTTTAGTTTTTGTTATAACAGAAAATGATAAAATAGTGTGTATAGTTGAATATATGCAAGTTTTCAATAAAAAATCTTTGTTCTTGTATGGAATTTCAACTTTAAAAAAATATAGACATAAAGGTTATGCAAATTATATTTTAAATGAAACAGAAAAAATTTTAAAAAATTTATCCTATAAAGAAATAGAATTAACAGTAGCACCAGAAAATGAGATTGCAATAAGTTTATATAAAAAGCATGGCTATATACAAGAAAAATTTTTAGAAAATGAATATGGAGAGGGTATTCATAGATATATGATGAGAAAAAAATTGTGA
- a CDS encoding Fur family transcriptional regulator: MKLQLHTGDIGNYLKEHNIKPSYQRMKIFQYLLDNHNHPTVDTIYRALCPEIPTLSKTTVYNTLNLFIEKKLVYVIVIEENETRYDLLTHTHGHFKCTCCGALFDVELSIDYSKSPELLGCDIEEKHIYFKGICKNCKEKQN; the protein is encoded by the coding sequence ATGAAATTACAATTACATACGGGTGATATAGGAAATTACCTAAAAGAACATAATATAAAACCTTCCTATCAAAGAATGAAAATATTTCAATATCTGTTAGATAATCATAATCATCCAACAGTAGATACTATTTATAGAGCACTTTGTCCTGAGATACCAACTCTATCCAAGACAACAGTGTACAATACTTTAAATTTATTTATAGAGAAAAAATTGGTTTATGTTATAGTTATAGAAGAAAATGAAACAAGATATGATTTATTAACTCATACTCATGGACATTTTAAATGTACTTGTTGTGGAGCTTTATTTGATGTAGAATTAAGTATTGATTATAGCAAGAGTCCAGAATTATTGGGTTGTGATATTGAAGAAAAACATATATATTTTAAAGGTATATGTAAAAACTGTAAAGAAAAACAAAATTAA
- the rpmG gene encoding 50S ribosomal protein L33 gives MRVQVILECTETKLRHYTTTKNKKTHPERLEMMKYNPVLKRHTLYKETKK, from the coding sequence ATGAGAGTACAAGTGATATTAGAATGTACAGAAACAAAGTTAAGACACTATACTACAACAAAAAACAAAAAGACTCATCCAGAAAGATTGGAAATGATGAAGTATAATCCAGTATTAAAGAGACATACTTTGTATAAAGAAACAAAAAAGTAG
- the secE gene encoding preprotein translocase subunit SecE, which yields MNLFQKVKMEYSKVEWPSRTEVIHSTLWVVTMTVLVSIYLGIFDVLAVRALNFLEALI from the coding sequence ATGAATTTATTTCAAAAGGTTAAAATGGAATACTCAAAAGTTGAATGGCCTTCAAGAACAGAAGTTATTCATTCTACTCTATGGGTTGTAACCATGACTGTTTTGGTATCTATCTATCTTGGTATCTTTGATGTTCTTGCAGTAAGGGCCTTAAACTTTTTGGAGGCATTAATATGA
- the nusG gene encoding transcription termination/antitermination protein NusG, translated as MSVENVRKWFMIHTYSGYEKKVKTDLEQKMETLGFKEVVTNILVPEEELTEIVRGKPKKIYRKLFPAYVMLEMEATREENEQGISYKVDPRVWYEVRNTNGVTGFVGVGSDPIPMEEEEVKNIFNIIGVKTPKETIKIDFTEGDYVKILKGSFKDQEGQVAEIDHEHGRAKVMVDIFGRMTPVEIEVDGVLKV; from the coding sequence ATGAGTGTAGAAAATGTCAGAAAATGGTTTATGATTCATACCTATTCTGGATATGAAAAAAAAGTAAAAACAGACCTTGAACAAAAAATGGAGACATTAGGTTTCAAAGAAGTTGTAACTAATATATTGGTTCCAGAAGAAGAGTTAACAGAAATTGTTAGAGGAAAGCCTAAGAAAATTTATAGGAAGCTTTTCCCAGCATATGTTATGCTTGAAATGGAAGCTACAAGAGAAGAAAACGAACAAGGTATAAGCTATAAAGTAGATCCTCGTGTATGGTATGAAGTAAGAAATACCAATGGAGTTACTGGATTTGTTGGAGTTGGTTCTGATCCTATTCCTATGGAAGAGGAAGAAGTAAAAAACATATTTAATATAATAGGTGTAAAAACACCTAAAGAAACTATAAAAATTGACTTTACTGAGGGAGATTATGTAAAAATCTTAAAAGGTTCATTTAAAGATCAAGAAGGGCAAGTTGCTGAAATTGATCATGAGCATGGTAGAGCTAAAGTAATGGTTGATATTTTTGGAAGAATGACACCAGTTGAAATTGAAGTAGATGGTGTTTTGAAAGTGTAG
- the rplK gene encoding 50S ribosomal protein L11 produces MAKEVIQIIKLQLPAGKANPAPPVGPALGQHGVNIMEFCKAFNAKTQDKAGWIIPVEISVFSDRSFTFILKTPPASDLLKKAAGITSAAKNSKKEVAGKITTAKLKELAETKMPDLNASSVEAAMKIIAGSARSMGIKIED; encoded by the coding sequence ATGGCAAAAGAAGTAATTCAAATAATAAAACTACAATTACCAGCAGGTAAAGCAAACCCTGCTCCACCAGTTGGACCAGCATTAGGACAACATGGTGTAAATATAATGGAATTTTGTAAGGCATTTAATGCTAAAACTCAAGATAAGGCTGGATGGATAATTCCTGTTGAAATATCTGTTTTTAGTGATAGATCTTTCACATTTATACTAAAAACTCCACCTGCATCAGACTTATTAAAGAAAGCTGCTGGAATAACATCTGCAGCTAAAAACTCTAAAAAAGAAGTTGCAGGAAAAATCACTACTGCAAAGTTAAAAGAACTAGCTGAAACAAAAATGCCTGACTTAAATGCTTCATCTGTTGAAGCAGCTATGAAGATAATTGCAGGATCAGCAAGATCTATGGGAATAAAAATAGAAGACTAA